In one Lachnospiraceae bacterium GAM79 genomic region, the following are encoded:
- a CDS encoding SpoVA/SpoVAEb family sporulation membrane protein, whose amino-acid sequence MKYEPKEKEYNQYVETVTPTSNSFRNCLWAFLVGGLICTIGQGLFNLLQYFGWNKNDSSSYVSVILVLISVILTGFNLYKKIAKYGGAGALVPITGFANGVCAPVIEFQTEGEVFGKGVKCFTIAGPVIMYGIFVSWGLGVIYWICKLAGWV is encoded by the coding sequence ATGAAATATGAACCAAAAGAAAAGGAATATAATCAGTATGTAGAAACAGTAACTCCGACATCGAATTCATTCAGAAACTGTCTCTGGGCGTTTCTGGTTGGAGGACTCATCTGTACGATCGGGCAGGGTTTGTTTAACCTGTTACAGTATTTTGGATGGAATAAGAACGACAGTTCTTCCTATGTGTCTGTTATTCTTGTTTTGATCAGCGTTATCCTGACAGGGTTTAATCTTTATAAGAAGATAGCCAAATACGGTGGGGCGGGAGCGCTTGTTCCGATCACCGGTTTTGCAAATGGCGTCTGTGCCCCGGTCATAGAATTTCAGACCGAAGGTGAGGTGTTTGGAAAAGGTGTGAAATGTTTCACGATCGCAGGACCTGTTATCATGTATGGAATTTTCGTGTCATGGGGACTCGGAGTTATTTATTGGATCTGTAAACTTGCCGGCTGGGTATAA
- a CDS encoding VanW family protein, with translation MKKAKRSITTTICVIVALGVFYLIACACIGNKKFFPNTSINGIDVSSMTVAQAAEEVKEQFRTEYSNASIDVTVKDKKYCIVIEDALDLDVTDAVKKANDEKHSFLARGWNFVAALFGDQEIQAKPSLKDKKLLYTAVKQSELNKLEGLEDKYYTVEKDKIIVTKGRGGYVVDTDALVDRMAELITAGNYAESIECPLTYGDVDLDLIYDEVYVEPTDATLDPENDYSVTDSVTGVSFDKDAAAKKLEAAKDGEEVSIDLVYTEPELSKETLQSYLFRDTLSSFSTNVGGTEARKSNVAKAAENCNGTILMPGEQFSFNNVVGQRTIENGFSAAPSYVNGESVDEVGGGICQVSSTLYDACLYANLQINERHCHPHPSAYVDTGFDATVSWGGPDYKFTNNTEYPIKIVSSYGGGVVTCVLYGTKLKDFKVSLSSEVVATYDYETEYEDDDTLEEGEEKVSVTGITGLKVQTYRTVYDENGEKISSEPESVSVYDKRNKVILRGTKEKETTEEKKDSEKKDDKKSDKKSDKKSDKKDDTKTDKSDDKTTEETDKAE, from the coding sequence ATGAAAAAAGCAAAAAGAAGTATTACTACAACGATATGTGTTATTGTTGCATTAGGTGTGTTTTATCTGATCGCATGTGCATGTATCGGAAATAAAAAATTTTTCCCGAATACAAGCATTAACGGAATTGATGTCAGCAGTATGACAGTGGCACAGGCGGCAGAGGAAGTAAAAGAGCAGTTCCGGACGGAATACAGCAATGCATCCATTGACGTAACGGTTAAGGATAAGAAATACTGTATCGTGATTGAAGATGCACTTGATCTGGATGTTACGGATGCAGTAAAAAAGGCAAATGATGAGAAGCATTCCTTCCTTGCAAGAGGATGGAATTTTGTAGCTGCCCTGTTCGGAGATCAGGAGATTCAGGCAAAACCTTCATTGAAGGATAAGAAGCTGTTATATACGGCAGTTAAGCAGTCTGAGCTTAATAAGTTAGAAGGGCTTGAAGATAAGTATTATACGGTAGAAAAAGATAAGATTATCGTAACAAAGGGTAGAGGCGGTTATGTTGTAGATACCGATGCGCTGGTTGACCGGATGGCTGAGCTGATCACGGCCGGTAACTATGCAGAGTCGATCGAATGTCCGCTTACATATGGAGATGTAGATCTTGATCTGATCTATGATGAGGTCTATGTTGAACCCACAGATGCTACACTTGATCCTGAAAATGATTATAGTGTAACAGATTCTGTAACCGGTGTCAGCTTTGATAAAGATGCAGCTGCAAAGAAATTAGAGGCAGCCAAGGATGGTGAAGAGGTCAGTATAGATCTGGTATATACAGAACCTGAATTGTCAAAGGAGACTTTACAGTCCTATCTGTTCCGTGATACCTTAAGTTCGTTCAGCACGAATGTTGGAGGGACAGAAGCGAGAAAGTCTAATGTTGCAAAGGCCGCTGAGAATTGTAATGGAACGATTCTTATGCCGGGTGAGCAGTTCTCGTTTAACAATGTTGTAGGACAGAGAACGATTGAAAATGGTTTCAGCGCAGCACCTTCTTATGTTAATGGTGAATCCGTGGATGAAGTTGGAGGAGGAATCTGTCAGGTATCGTCTACACTGTATGATGCATGTCTGTATGCGAATCTTCAGATCAACGAAAGACACTGTCATCCACATCCGTCTGCCTATGTAGATACAGGATTTGATGCAACAGTATCCTGGGGCGGTCCGGATTATAAATTTACAAATAATACTGAATATCCGATCAAGATCGTATCATCTTATGGCGGAGGTGTTGTTACCTGTGTGCTCTATGGCACAAAGTTAAAAGATTTTAAGGTGTCATTATCCAGTGAAGTTGTTGCAACATATGATTATGAGACAGAGTATGAGGACGATGATACGCTGGAAGAAGGAGAAGAAAAAGTCTCCGTAACAGGTATCACCGGACTTAAGGTTCAGACCTATCGTACCGTATATGATGAAAATGGTGAGAAGATATCATCCGAACCGGAATCCGTCAGTGTCTATGACAAACGTAACAAAGTCATTCTTCGAGGAACAAAAGAGAAAGAGACAACTGAGGAGAAGAAAGATTCCGAAAAGAAAGACGATAAGAAATCGGATAAAAAGTCAGACAAAAAGTCAGATAAAAAAGATGATACAAAAACAGACAAGTCCGACGATAAGACAACAGAAGAAACGGACAAAGCAGAATAA